One Candidatus Atelocyanobacterium thalassa isolate ALOHA genomic window, GTTCTGATCTGGATTTCTAAGGGACGACCATTAAATCCTACTACTGTCGTATGCAAAGATTGATAGCGGTTGGGCTTAGGCAACCCAATATAGTCTTTAAACCTTCCAGGCATAGGTTTAAAGGTATCATGAACTACGGCTAGAGCACGATAACACTCTTCTTTATTCTGAACAATAATCCTTAAAGCTGCTAAGTCATATATTTCATGAAATCCTTTATTTTGACTATGCATCTTGTAGTAAATTCCATAGAGATGCTTAGATCTTCCTTGTAATTCCAGTACTTGTATCCCTATGCTATTTAATCTCTTTTGTAATATATTTTTAACGTTTTCTATACGAGCTTCACGATCAATACGTTTTTCCGCTACTAAACCTTGTATTTCCCAATAGGCATTTGTCTCTAAATATTTAAAGGATAAATCTTCTAGTTCCCACTTTACTCTCCAAATACCTAAACGATTTGCTAATGGGGAAAATATTTCTTTGGTTTCTAAAGCAATACGTTTTTGCTTTTCTGGTTTGAGAGCATCCAAAGTTCTCATGTTATGAAGACGATCAGCCAACTTCACTACAATTACTCTAATATCCTTAGCCATTGCTAAAAACATTCTTCGAAAATTTTCAGCTTGTTGTTCTGTTTTGTTAGAAAAATTAAATTTTGATAGTTTTGTAACTCCTTCAACTAGCAACCTTACTTCTTGACCAAACATTTCTTCAATATTATCTGCAGTAATATCAGTATCTTCCACTACATCATGAAGAAAACCTGCAGCAATCATTGATTTATCTCCTCCTAAGTCTCTCAATATCCCTGCTACAGTTACTGGATGAACAATATAAGGTTCACCTGATTTGCGATATTGTCCTTTATGTAATTGATATGCGAAGTCAAAGGCATGGCAAATCAAATCTTGATTCTGATTATAGATATCTGATTTACGAGAAATTAAACATTGGTTTAACCAATCAGGAAGAGTAAAATCAAGAGGTTTATTATTGAGGGATGTAACTGTATTCATAAAATAAGTTGAGTCAGAAACAAAAGAAGAATAGATTATTCAAAATTTAAAAAAAATTAATGCTTTTTTGACGCTTCTTTAGTATTAACACTTGTATTAGAAATAAGCAATCAGTCTTTTTTAGATAAAATCAACCTTAAAAATAGAATTTAAATTTTTCAAAATTCAGTAAAAGGCGTAGTATTGATAAAAATATATTATTACGAAGCAAATACTTAATGCTACTAAAATATTACAAAAAATTCTTAGAACAACTATTTATCCTTCAGCAACAGTTTGCATCAGAAAGTATAGATATCGTAAAAGCTAAAAGAACTTTTGAGCAGATGAAAATAATATTCCATAATGAAATTACGCAGGAAAATATGCATACATATCTGCAAAATAATGACAACTGTATAATTATTCAATCAGTAGAAGTAGAAA contains:
- the patD gene encoding heterocyst frequency control protein PatD, which codes for MLLKYYKKFLEQLFILQQQFASESIDIVKAKRTFEQMKIIFHNEITQENMHTYLQNNDNCIIIQSVEVEINKNLRLLETEFLYLESSRQLITIHSREITIHSRVDKIQQRIIKLIEYSKFINKQLHESNTDYI